Proteins from a single region of Patulibacter sp. SYSU D01012:
- a CDS encoding ABC transporter ATP-binding protein, producing MQDAPPRTPPSVEGPDDAVVVEGIRKSFGGAPALDGCTLHVARGSFTSLLGPSGCGKTTLLRIIGGFEHADAGSVRIHGETVDGLPPNKRNVNTVFQSYALFPHQSVFENVAFPLVVARVPKAERAERVREALALVRLEGAEDRAVTKLSGGQSQRVALARAIVGRPEVLLLDEPLAALDLKLRKTMQLELRRIQEQLGTTFIYVTHDQEEALTMSDRIVLMHGGHIVQGGSPEDVYDRPNSVFVSDFVGEVNHVEGRLDPGSGERAVVETAAGRVVVRRPGPEIAAGPVVLSLRPERIALRTAPVESAENGLPGVLERRVFLGNRVRCLVRVAGDTVLTVELDRVAAAAVTEGADVVACFAARDVTVLPGDRPA from the coding sequence ATGCAGGACGCACCCCCGCGGACCCCGCCGTCGGTCGAGGGGCCCGACGACGCGGTGGTCGTCGAGGGCATCCGCAAGAGCTTCGGGGGCGCCCCCGCGCTCGACGGCTGCACGCTCCACGTGGCCCGGGGATCCTTCACCTCGCTGCTCGGCCCGTCCGGCTGCGGCAAGACGACGCTGCTGCGCATCATCGGCGGCTTCGAGCACGCCGACGCCGGCAGCGTCCGGATCCACGGCGAGACCGTCGATGGCCTGCCCCCGAACAAGCGCAACGTCAACACCGTCTTCCAGAGCTACGCCCTGTTCCCGCACCAGAGCGTGTTCGAGAACGTCGCCTTCCCGCTCGTCGTCGCACGCGTGCCGAAGGCGGAGCGGGCGGAGCGGGTGCGCGAGGCGCTCGCGCTCGTCCGGCTCGAGGGCGCCGAGGACCGCGCGGTGACGAAGCTCTCCGGCGGCCAGAGCCAGCGCGTCGCGCTGGCCCGCGCCATCGTGGGGCGCCCCGAGGTGCTGCTGCTCGACGAGCCGCTCGCGGCGCTGGACCTGAAGCTGCGCAAGACGATGCAGCTCGAGCTGCGCCGCATCCAGGAGCAGCTCGGCACGACGTTCATCTACGTCACGCACGACCAGGAGGAGGCGCTGACGATGTCGGACCGCATCGTGCTGATGCACGGCGGGCACATCGTGCAGGGCGGGTCGCCCGAGGACGTGTACGACCGGCCGAACAGCGTCTTCGTGTCCGACTTCGTGGGCGAGGTCAACCACGTCGAGGGCCGGCTCGATCCCGGATCCGGGGAGCGGGCCGTGGTCGAGACGGCCGCGGGGCGCGTGGTCGTGCGCCGGCCGGGCCCCGAGATCGCCGCGGGGCCGGTCGTCCTGTCGCTCCGGCCCGAGCGGATCGCGCTGCGGACCGCCCCGGTCGAGTCCGCCGAGAACGGCCTGCCCGGCGTGCTCGAGCGCCGGGTCTTCCTCGGCAACCGCGTGCGCTGCCTCGTGCGCGTCGCGGGCGACACCGTGCTGACCGTCGAGCTCGACCGCGTGGCGGCCGCCGCGGTGACGGAGGGCGCCGACGTCGTCGCCTGCTTCGCCGCGCGCGACGTCACCGTGCTGCCCGGGGATCGGCCCGCATGA
- a CDS encoding ABC transporter permease, translating to MSAPSAAPPATRARPERSPAGAARWRSRLLLGLQLGPASAFVVVFLIVPFAVLFLYSFWRLRAYEVVAEWNLDSYKRVVTEDAYRRLLLNTLKIAMGASVLATVIAFAFAHALRFRLSRWQEPLLFCVVVALFSGYLVRIYAWRTILGERGVINESLARLGLIDEPLSFLLFNRGAAIVVLANFLVPIAILPIYGAMQNIRDREIEAARDLGCGTWTTFRRVTLPLAWPGVFFAWALTFLTATGDYLVPQLIGGANGTMLGVIVTDTLNADFNLPRGSALAFTALVVTLSIIALVRWVGGKVLR from the coding sequence ATGAGCGCGCCGTCCGCCGCCCCGCCCGCCACGCGCGCGCGGCCCGAGCGCTCGCCCGCCGGCGCCGCCCGGTGGCGCTCGCGCCTGCTGCTCGGGCTCCAGCTCGGGCCAGCGAGCGCGTTCGTCGTCGTCTTCCTGATCGTCCCCTTCGCGGTCCTCTTCCTGTACTCGTTCTGGCGTCTGCGGGCGTACGAGGTCGTGGCGGAGTGGAACCTCGACAGCTACAAGCGGGTCGTCACGGAGGACGCCTACCGGCGGCTCCTGCTCAACACGCTGAAGATCGCGATGGGGGCGTCCGTCCTGGCCACCGTCATCGCGTTCGCCTTCGCCCACGCCCTGCGGTTCCGGCTGAGCCGCTGGCAGGAGCCGCTGCTGTTCTGCGTCGTCGTCGCCCTCTTCTCGGGCTACCTCGTGCGCATCTACGCGTGGCGGACGATCCTGGGCGAGCGCGGCGTCATCAACGAGAGCCTCGCGCGGCTCGGTCTGATCGACGAGCCGCTGTCGTTCCTGCTGTTCAACCGCGGCGCGGCGATCGTCGTCCTCGCCAACTTCCTCGTCCCGATCGCGATCCTGCCGATCTACGGCGCGATGCAGAACATCCGCGACCGCGAGATCGAGGCCGCCCGCGACCTGGGCTGCGGCACGTGGACGACGTTCCGGCGGGTCACCCTGCCGCTGGCCTGGCCCGGCGTCTTCTTCGCCTGGGCGCTCACGTTCCTCACCGCGACGGGCGACTACCTCGTCCCGCAGCTGATCGGCGGGGCCAACGGCACCATGCTCGGCGTCATCGTCACCGACACGCTGAACGCGGACTTCAACCTGCCCCGCGGCTCGGCCCTCGCCTTCACCGCGCTGGTCGTGACGCTGTCGATCATCGCCCTGGTGCGCTGGGTCGGCGGGAAGGTGCTCCGATGA
- a CDS encoding ABC transporter permease gives MRRGTVGSWILVGAILAFLFLPIAIVVLFSFNAGTSTAPPFEGFSLRWYQEIFSQPEYTGALRNSAIAAAVTATLAVVIGTTASYALMRLAPRVAAAFAALFSLPLLVPGLFIAVALLSFFSRAKIDMSLGTVIVGHLLITLPLVVGVMSARLSRLDVSMLEAARDLGAGGIETFFRVLLPLLAPVVVGVTLLALAWSADEFIISLYVNGGDQTVPVVIFGSLRTGLDSKVNALASTILATTVAATVLAGRLMSLKDLAR, from the coding sequence ATGAGGCGCGGCACCGTCGGGTCCTGGATCCTCGTGGGCGCGATCCTGGCGTTCCTGTTCCTGCCCATCGCGATCGTCGTGCTCTTCTCGTTCAACGCGGGCACGTCGACGGCGCCGCCGTTCGAGGGCTTCAGCCTGCGCTGGTACCAGGAGATCTTCTCCCAGCCCGAGTACACCGGCGCGCTGCGCAACAGCGCGATCGCGGCGGCCGTCACGGCGACGCTCGCGGTGGTCATCGGGACGACCGCGTCCTACGCGCTGATGCGGCTGGCGCCGCGGGTGGCGGCGGCGTTCGCGGCGCTCTTCTCGCTGCCGCTCCTCGTCCCCGGCCTGTTCATCGCCGTGGCGCTGCTGTCGTTCTTCAGCCGGGCGAAGATCGACATGTCGCTGGGCACGGTCATCGTGGGGCACCTGCTCATCACCCTGCCGCTCGTCGTCGGCGTGATGAGCGCGCGGCTGTCGCGGCTGGACGTGTCCATGCTCGAGGCGGCGCGCGACCTGGGGGCGGGCGGGATCGAGACGTTCTTCCGCGTCCTGCTGCCGCTGCTCGCCCCGGTCGTGGTGGGCGTGACGCTCCTGGCCCTGGCGTGGTCGGCCGACGAGTTCATCATCAGCCTCTACGTCAACGGCGGCGACCAGACGGTGCCCGTCGTGATCTTCGGCAGCCTCCGCACGGGCCTGGACTCGAAGGTCAACGCGCTGGCGAGCACCATCCTCGCCACCACGGTCGCCGCCACGGTGCTGGCGGGGCGGCTGATGTCGCTGAAGGACCTGGCGCGCTGA